The Methylomicrobium agile genome has a segment encoding these proteins:
- a CDS encoding aconitate hydratase, producing the protein MARNVTQKLIESHLAEGRMVAGEEIGLKIDQTLTQDATGTLVMLEFEALGIPRVRTELSAQYVDHNLLQEDFKNADDHLFLRSACKKFGLWYSRPGNGVSHPVHMERFGIPGKTLLGSDSHTCAAGSLGMLAIGAGGLEVAMAMAGEPFYVRMPKVWGVRLTGAFPDWVSAKDVILEMLRRHGVDGGLGKIVEYYGPGLKHLSAMDRHVIANMGAELGATTTVFPADAAVRAFLKSQGRENAFRELLADENAAYDEDEDIDLSALEPLIALPSSPGSVVPVREVAGREIYQSYIGSSANPGFRDFAVAAEIVAGKQAHDRVSFDVNPTSRQILENMTATGILAKLVHAGARLHQAGCGGCIGMGQAPASGRISLRTVPRNFPGRSGTKEDQVYLCSPETAAASALTGIITDPRTLDMPYPRIAEPAEVILNVSMLVPPAPAAEAGSYPLEKGPNIKPLPDLEPMPEALEGPVLLKVGDDISTDEIMPAGARVLPYRSNIPAISRFVFSQVDETYYDRAMAYQQQGSFVAGGANYGQGSSREHAALAPRFLGLKAVIAKSFARIHLQNLSNFGILPLIFMNPEDWDRIELGDRLSIPDVRAAIRKGKRVRVINLTKNEAYETEHPLAPKAVDRVLAGGLINWVKRKSPSPE; encoded by the coding sequence ATGGCCAGAAACGTAACGCAGAAACTGATCGAAAGCCATCTGGCCGAAGGCCGGATGGTGGCGGGCGAAGAAATCGGCCTCAAGATCGACCAGACGCTGACCCAGGACGCGACCGGCACGCTGGTGATGCTGGAATTCGAAGCGCTCGGCATCCCGCGCGTCAGGACCGAACTTTCCGCCCAATACGTGGACCACAACCTGCTGCAGGAAGACTTCAAGAACGCCGACGACCACCTGTTCCTGCGCAGCGCCTGCAAAAAGTTCGGCCTCTGGTACAGCCGTCCCGGCAACGGCGTCAGCCATCCGGTGCACATGGAGCGCTTCGGCATCCCCGGCAAAACCTTGTTGGGTTCCGACAGCCACACCTGCGCGGCGGGCTCCTTAGGCATGCTGGCGATCGGCGCGGGCGGGCTGGAGGTTGCAATGGCGATGGCGGGCGAGCCGTTTTATGTCAGGATGCCCAAAGTCTGGGGCGTCAGGCTGACCGGCGCATTTCCCGATTGGGTCAGCGCGAAGGACGTGATTCTGGAGATGCTGCGCCGGCACGGCGTAGACGGCGGGCTGGGGAAGATCGTCGAATATTACGGCCCCGGCTTGAAACACTTGAGCGCGATGGACCGGCACGTGATCGCCAACATGGGCGCCGAACTCGGCGCCACCACGACCGTGTTTCCGGCCGATGCGGCGGTCAGGGCGTTTTTGAAAAGCCAGGGCCGCGAAAACGCCTTTCGGGAACTGCTGGCCGACGAAAATGCGGCATACGACGAAGACGAGGATATCGACCTGTCGGCGCTGGAACCCTTGATCGCGCTGCCGAGCAGCCCCGGCAGCGTGGTGCCGGTGCGCGAGGTGGCGGGCCGGGAAATCTACCAGTCTTATATCGGCTCCTCCGCCAATCCGGGCTTTCGGGACTTCGCGGTCGCGGCCGAGATCGTCGCCGGCAAACAGGCGCACGACCGCGTATCGTTCGACGTGAACCCGACTTCCCGGCAGATCCTGGAAAACATGACCGCGACGGGCATCCTGGCAAAACTGGTCCATGCCGGCGCCCGCCTGCACCAGGCCGGCTGCGGCGGCTGTATCGGGATGGGGCAGGCGCCGGCGTCGGGCCGGATCAGCCTGCGCACCGTGCCGCGGAATTTCCCGGGCCGTTCGGGCACCAAGGAAGACCAGGTTTACCTGTGCAGCCCGGAAACCGCCGCCGCTTCGGCGCTGACCGGCATCATCACCGATCCGCGCACCCTGGATATGCCCTATCCCCGCATCGCGGAGCCGGCAGAAGTGATTCTCAACGTTTCGATGCTGGTTCCACCCGCGCCGGCAGCGGAAGCCGGATCCTATCCTCTGGAAAAAGGTCCCAATATCAAGCCGCTGCCCGACTTGGAACCGATGCCCGAGGCGCTCGAAGGGCCGGTGCTGCTGAAAGTCGGGGACGACATATCGACCGACGAAATCATGCCGGCCGGCGCCAGGGTGCTGCCGTACCGCAGCAACATCCCGGCCATCAGCCGATTCGTATTCAGCCAGGTCGACGAGACCTACTACGACAGGGCGATGGCATATCAACAACAGGGCTCGTTCGTAGCCGGAGGTGCCAATTACGGGCAGGGTTCGAGCCGCGAGCACGCCGCGCTGGCGCCCCGCTTTCTGGGCCTGAAGGCGGTCATCGCGAAAAGTTTCGCCCGGATTCACCTGCAAAATCTGAGCAATTTCGGCATCCTGCCATTGATTTTTATGAATCCCGAGGATTGGGATCGGATCGAACTAGGCGACCGGCTGTCGATCCCCGACGTGCGCGCTGCGATTCGCAAGGGAAAGCGCGTCCGGGTGATCAATCTGACCAAAAACGAGGCTTATGAAACCGAACACCCATTGGCGCCCAAAGCGGTCGACAGGGTGCTGGCGGGCGGGCTGATCAACTGGGTCAAACGGAAAAGCCCGAGCCCGGAATAG
- a CDS encoding AI-2E family transporter has protein sequence MSLWDRIRMPGSDSLEMEPVGIGSTNGLLTKRTLIVALTAAAVIALLLMVWQVAQILLLIFASLLSALFLRTLANLISRNTELSVTASLNLVVLALLGTSVLILLLYGPDIAEGFYQLSKKLPSTLDRLRTSLGQYAWGPLLLDTFYQIGNALTDPRQLGKIAGIFSTAFGAVASFLIVIVLGLYFAAEPGIYLDSTVRLFPQARRARIREAFDRIGQALRWWLVGRFASMFAIGLLTFIGLAVLGVPFAFILSLLAGVLTFVPIIGPLISAVPAVMVGWAESGSTALYVMILYSVIQALESYWITPYIHQKVVALAPAWLLTAQLIMAAGFGILGFLLAPALAVVIMVLVQMFYVRDVLGEPVELP, from the coding sequence ATGAGCTTGTGGGACAGAATCAGGATGCCGGGCAGTGACTCCCTCGAAATGGAGCCCGTCGGGATCGGCAGCACGAACGGCCTGTTGACCAAAAGAACGCTGATCGTGGCGCTAACCGCGGCCGCGGTGATTGCGTTGCTACTGATGGTGTGGCAGGTCGCACAGATTCTTTTGCTGATTTTCGCCAGTCTGTTGTCGGCGCTGTTTTTGCGCACCTTGGCAAACCTGATCAGCCGGAACACGGAGTTGAGCGTAACGGCCTCTCTGAATCTGGTAGTGCTGGCGCTGCTGGGAACTTCCGTACTGATCCTCTTGCTGTACGGACCCGACATTGCGGAAGGTTTTTATCAGTTATCCAAGAAATTGCCGTCGACGCTGGACCGCCTGCGCACTTCTTTAGGCCAGTATGCCTGGGGACCTTTGTTGCTGGACACCTTTTATCAAATCGGAAACGCTCTGACCGATCCGCGGCAACTTGGAAAAATCGCCGGCATTTTTTCGACCGCATTCGGGGCGGTCGCGAGCTTCCTGATCGTAATCGTGCTGGGCCTTTACTTTGCCGCCGAACCCGGAATTTATCTCGATAGCACGGTTCGCCTGTTTCCCCAGGCGCGCCGGGCGCGAATCCGCGAAGCCTTCGACAGAATCGGGCAGGCGCTCCGCTGGTGGCTGGTCGGCCGATTCGCGTCGATGTTCGCGATCGGTTTGCTGACGTTTATCGGGCTGGCCGTTTTAGGGGTGCCTTTCGCCTTCATCTTGAGTCTGCTCGCCGGCGTCCTGACCTTTGTGCCGATCATCGGTCCCTTGATTTCCGCGGTACCGGCCGTCATGGTGGGCTGGGCCGAAAGCGGCTCGACGGCGCTGTACGTAATGATTCTCTATTCGGTGATACAGGCCCTCGAAAGCTACTGGATCACTCCTTATATCCATCAGAAAGTCGTGGCGCTGGCCCCGGCCTGGCTGCTGACCGCCCAGTTGATCATGGCCGCGGGCTTCGGCATTCTCGGCTTCCTGCTCGCGCCGGCGCTGGCGGTCGTGATAATGGTGCTGGTGCAGATGTTTTACGTACGCGACGTGCTCGGCGAGCCGGTGGAACTGCCCTGA
- a CDS encoding chemotaxis protein CheB, producing the protein MSDNNGQQTPGFPIVGIGASAGGMEALQNLFSALPPQTGLIFVVIQHLPPDHTSHLPELLGKVCRLPVCEAKDGMQVEPDHVYTIAPGEALALDQGRLRSRPFPANARVCIDIINIFFKSLAADRGNNAIAVILSGTGNDGAEGALRIKQAGGTVFVQNPTTAMHGGMPCAAIATGTAKHILPADAIARELLADTYAAAVHPPAATGPEDIAQPLEEILMLIRRHAGSDMSGYKFSPLFWQIQQRMRARGIDQAHDYVALLREEPAELETLVRSIPIHVTEFFRDPEAWDMLESKVIPPLIREHRGDRPVRVWTPACSSGEEAYSVAMLLAGQIDRLGEPADFRIFATDASPDIVARARRGVFSAAAVERISPERRMRFFYPYGGKYRIKKSLREKLVFAPQHLLADPPFADVDLVTCRNLLIYLEPYAQQRVVALLHASLRMGGYLFLGRGESLPLKQDGFETVSMPRRIYRKVAPLENSPVRFPKRLKRLPPSHTSATLGAESAHRAVLEEFDLPSVLIDVQFNILHIYGDTSSFLRLPPGQPTLNLLAMVPPVWAADIRVAAQTVLSELQPVTMDRLREPQTAEGALRIKLTPIQSGEGESTSRLLVSFVRSNGSGTLAPRNGSGQTVPDVSAAGPGTLPCWCDTLSLTIEELAASREELQVLNEELRAVNDQLNLSNEEINDVNARLHAKIQELETQSHVLSSGAVMTLFLDKELRVRWFTPAIGELFPLRLYDTGRQITELGPRFVDPHFIDDVQAVMRTGEPLEGEVCNMEGRWYLRRIGPFRTGNDKTAGVAITFTDITEHKRAEEEAQAQHNLLKTVLDHLPVAVNIVRASDMNILLVNPKYQELAPQRKMVGKTPREVWPEEPEIEKHVLNVAKTGKPFSAIDAPYEVKSSENSRVEEVYFSWSIFRIALPGDAGWGLITTAWETTDRKRTEETLRRTLAKAEQGDRMLAALMEYLPEGIVVADAPDAKIRMINRTGREMTGKPDRHLKVACGKLAERWGIRRTDGVTKPADDELPLVRSIRNGETVKDEIWVIVRKDGQHIPVLCNSGPIRDAKENITGGILVFRDITRP; encoded by the coding sequence GTGAGTGACAACAATGGACAGCAAACACCAGGCTTTCCGATAGTCGGCATCGGCGCATCGGCCGGCGGAATGGAGGCGCTGCAAAACCTGTTTTCCGCCCTGCCGCCCCAAACCGGGCTGATATTTGTGGTGATACAGCACCTGCCGCCCGACCATACGAGCCATCTTCCCGAACTGCTCGGAAAGGTGTGCCGTCTGCCTGTTTGCGAAGCCAAAGACGGCATGCAGGTAGAGCCCGATCACGTCTACACGATCGCCCCCGGCGAAGCGCTGGCCCTGGATCAAGGCAGGCTGCGGAGCCGCCCGTTTCCCGCCAACGCCAGGGTCTGCATCGACATTATCAATATTTTCTTCAAAAGCCTGGCTGCAGACCGCGGCAACAATGCCATCGCGGTGATCCTCTCCGGCACCGGCAACGACGGCGCGGAAGGCGCCCTCCGGATCAAGCAGGCAGGTGGCACCGTTTTCGTACAGAACCCGACCACCGCCATGCACGGCGGCATGCCCTGTGCCGCGATCGCGACCGGTACGGCAAAGCATATTCTGCCGGCGGATGCGATCGCCCGTGAATTGCTCGCCGACACTTACGCTGCGGCGGTGCATCCGCCGGCGGCTACGGGACCGGAAGACATCGCGCAACCGCTGGAGGAGATTCTAATGCTGATCCGCCGCCATGCCGGCTCGGATATGAGCGGTTACAAGTTCAGCCCGCTGTTTTGGCAGATTCAGCAGCGTATGCGTGCCCGGGGCATCGATCAGGCCCACGATTACGTCGCGCTGCTGCGCGAGGAACCGGCCGAACTGGAAACGCTGGTCCGGAGCATACCGATTCACGTGACTGAGTTCTTCCGCGACCCGGAGGCATGGGACATGCTTGAAAGCAAAGTGATCCCGCCCTTGATCCGGGAGCACCGTGGAGACCGTCCCGTACGGGTTTGGACGCCGGCCTGTTCCTCGGGCGAAGAAGCGTATTCGGTCGCGATGCTGCTGGCCGGGCAGATCGATCGGCTGGGCGAACCGGCCGATTTCCGGATTTTTGCTACCGATGCGTCGCCGGATATCGTCGCCCGCGCCCGGCGTGGCGTATTTTCCGCCGCTGCGGTCGAGAGAATTTCACCGGAACGCCGGATGCGCTTTTTTTATCCCTACGGCGGAAAGTACCGAATCAAAAAGAGCCTCAGGGAAAAGCTGGTGTTCGCGCCGCAACACCTGCTTGCGGATCCGCCTTTTGCCGATGTGGATCTGGTCACTTGCCGAAACCTCTTGATCTATTTGGAACCCTACGCACAACAGCGGGTGGTGGCGCTGCTGCATGCCTCGCTGCGAATGGGCGGTTACCTATTCCTCGGCCGGGGCGAATCCCTGCCATTAAAACAGGACGGTTTCGAAACCGTATCGATGCCCCGGCGCATCTATCGAAAAGTAGCCCCGCTGGAGAATAGCCCGGTCCGGTTTCCAAAACGCCTGAAGCGGCTACCGCCCTCGCACACCAGCGCCACCCTCGGTGCTGAAAGCGCGCATCGGGCGGTACTGGAAGAATTCGATCTTCCGTCCGTGTTGATCGACGTGCAGTTCAACATCCTTCACATCTACGGCGACACCTCTTCTTTCCTGCGGCTGCCGCCGGGCCAGCCGACCCTGAACCTGCTGGCGATGGTTCCGCCGGTCTGGGCCGCCGACATTCGAGTTGCGGCCCAGACCGTTCTGTCCGAGCTGCAACCGGTGACGATGGACCGCCTGCGTGAACCCCAAACGGCCGAAGGCGCATTGCGCATCAAGCTCACGCCGATCCAGTCCGGAGAAGGGGAAAGCACATCCCGCCTGCTGGTTTCGTTCGTACGCTCGAACGGCTCCGGCACCCTCGCTCCCCGGAACGGCTCCGGCCAGACCGTGCCGGACGTTTCTGCGGCCGGACCGGGGACACTACCCTGCTGGTGCGATACGCTGAGTCTGACGATCGAAGAACTGGCAGCCTCCCGCGAAGAACTTCAGGTGCTGAATGAAGAACTCCGGGCCGTCAACGACCAGCTCAATCTCAGCAACGAGGAGATCAACGACGTCAACGCCCGGCTGCATGCCAAGATCCAGGAACTGGAAACACAGAGCCATGTGCTCAGCAGCGGCGCGGTGATGACCTTGTTCCTGGATAAGGAGCTGCGCGTACGCTGGTTTACGCCGGCCATCGGCGAACTTTTTCCGCTGCGGCTTTACGATACCGGACGGCAGATCACCGAACTCGGGCCGCGGTTTGTCGATCCTCATTTCATTGACGATGTACAGGCCGTAATGCGGACGGGCGAACCTCTCGAAGGAGAGGTGTGCAATATGGAAGGCCGCTGGTATTTGCGCCGGATCGGCCCTTTCCGTACCGGTAACGACAAAACCGCCGGCGTCGCCATTACCTTCACCGACATCACCGAACACAAACGGGCCGAAGAGGAGGCTCAGGCGCAGCACAACCTGCTGAAAACGGTTCTCGACCATTTGCCGGTGGCGGTCAACATCGTGCGCGCCTCGGATATGAACATCTTGCTGGTCAATCCGAAATACCAGGAATTGGCGCCGCAAAGAAAAATGGTGGGCAAGACGCCTCGCGAGGTATGGCCGGAGGAACCGGAGATAGAAAAACACGTTCTGAACGTCGCGAAAACCGGAAAGCCGTTTTCCGCGATAGATGCCCCCTATGAAGTAAAAAGCTCCGAAAACAGCCGCGTGGAGGAAGTTTACTTCAGCTGGTCCATATTCCGGATCGCGCTGCCCGGAGACGCGGGTTGGGGATTGATCACGACCGCCTGGGAAACCACCGACCGCAAACGCACCGAAGAGACGTTGCGCCGGACCTTGGCCAAAGCGGAGCAAGGCGACCGGATGCTGGCCGCCTTGATGGAATATCTGCCGGAAGGCATCGTCGTCGCGGACGCCCCTGACGCGAAAATCCGGATGATCAACCGGACCGGCCGGGAGATGACCGGCAAACCGGACAGGCACCTGAAAGTCGCCTGCGGCAAACTGGCGGAGCGATGGGGCATCCGCCGTACCGATGGGGTCACGAAGCCGGCGGATGACGAACTCCCTCTGGTGCGCTCGATCCGAAACGGCGAAACTGTCAAGGATGAAATTTGGGTAATCGTCCGCAAGGATGGGCAGCACATCCCGGTGCTCTGCAATTCAGGCCCGATCCGGGATGCAAAGGAAAACATCACGGGCGGCATTCTCGTCTTTCGCGACATCACCCGGCCGTAA
- a CDS encoding sugar transferase: MIHEYRDLPVSFTLSTYPDHIFESLAKEGCIRPDAFPFALEEVRGPSWIELSLKRGLDIAGSIIGILAFMPVMLMTALVIKATSPGPVIFRQARLGKQGIPFTFYKFRSMYTNTDDQIHREYIRDLIGGNHEKVNQGDGETPFFKIRSDPRITPVGKFIRKTSIDELPQFFNVLKGDMSLVGPRPPLAYEAEKYQAWHLRRILEMKPGITGLWQVEGRSKTDWDDTVRLDIRYLQNWSLLFDLKLLIKTIGEVLRGRGAV; encoded by the coding sequence TTGATTCACGAATATCGGGATTTGCCGGTTTCTTTTACGCTCTCGACTTATCCCGATCACATCTTCGAGAGCCTCGCCAAGGAGGGCTGCATTCGCCCCGATGCTTTTCCTTTCGCGCTGGAGGAGGTCAGAGGTCCTTCCTGGATTGAACTGTCGCTGAAACGCGGCCTCGATATCGCAGGATCGATCATCGGCATTCTGGCCTTCATGCCGGTTATGTTGATGACTGCCTTGGTCATCAAAGCGACTTCGCCCGGCCCCGTCATTTTCAGGCAGGCCCGCCTGGGTAAACAAGGGATTCCTTTCACGTTTTACAAGTTTCGCTCCATGTATACGAATACGGATGATCAAATCCATCGCGAATACATCCGCGACTTGATCGGCGGCAATCATGAAAAAGTTAATCAGGGGGATGGGGAAACGCCTTTTTTCAAGATCAGATCCGATCCCAGAATCACCCCCGTCGGCAAATTCATCCGAAAAACCAGCATCGACGAATTGCCGCAGTTTTTTAATGTGCTGAAGGGCGATATGAGCCTGGTCGGGCCGCGCCCGCCGCTTGCCTATGAAGCCGAGAAATACCAGGCCTGGCACCTCAGGCGAATATTAGAAATGAAACCCGGCATTACCGGGCTCTGGCAGGTGGAAGGCCGGAGCAAGACGGATTGGGATGATACCGTGAGGCTTGATATTCGTTACCTTCAGAATTGGTCGTTACTGTTCGATTTGAAGCTGTTAATCAAAACGATCGGAGAAGTATTGCGAGGCAGAGGCGCCGTATGA